The genomic segment TCAGGGCAACGATGATCACCTTGGTGAGCTTCTGTTTCAGCCCATCGAGGTCTTGTCAACGCTGGGGGTGGTGCTCACCACACCACTGAACGTGTGAGCGGATATGGACAACCCTTTGGGATTAAACCTCCGGAGCATTTGAGAGGTCCTAGAGGTCCACAAGGTCCTCTAGGTGAAAAAGGTCCAAGAGGTGAATCACCAAAAGGTCCTCAAGGTCCTGAAGGTAAAAAAGGTCCTACAGGTGCCATAGGTGAAACCGGCGTGCCCGGTCCTGATATTGATATGGAACCTGCACTAAAAGACAAACTCAAATCTCTGAAGGCACTTTTAGAGCGTCTTGAACAGATTCACTCAAGTAAGTGAGTTCAATAGGAGCACTCCCACATCAAACTTTTTTGGTGTGGGAGTGCTCCCTTCTTAAACAGTTACAGGTAGACACCTGCTTAACTTACTTTGCATCTGCAATTCTATTCACAGTTCAAATCCAAAAGTGTAAATACTCTTGCTAAGCGTTCTTTCCCCAAGGGAACATTAGCGTCGTAATCTTTCTCAAGTGTTTCTAGCATTTTAAAATATAATTCTTTGGCAATACACTTGTCTATTGCTCCATCGTTCCCAGGA from the Synechococcus sp. UW179A genome contains:
- a CDS encoding collagen-like protein; protein product: MSGYGQPFGIKPPEHLRGPRGPQGPLGEKGPRGESPKGPQGPEGKKGPTGAIGETGVPGPDIDMEPALKDKLKSLKALLERLEQIHSSK